In Polaribacter sp. Hel_I_88, the following proteins share a genomic window:
- a CDS encoding exo-beta-N-acetylmuramidase NamZ domain-containing protein, producing the protein MINFKPFKSTYLILFLSLNFQLISCAQKSQNQDSKFQVQDSEKEDASIKTGAERTDLYVKLLKGKKVAVVGNQTSVIRKSWKLEAGSEKHTFTHLVDSLLSLEINVQKVFAPEHGFRGEADAAELVKDGKDTKTGLPIISLYGKNKKPTTAQLEHIDVVIFDIQDVGVRFYTYISTLHYVMEACAELGIPVIIFDRPNPNAHYVDGPVLEMEHSSFVGKHPVPVVYGMTIGEYGQMINGEKWLKNNLNCDLTVIPLKNYTHNSDVSLPIRPSPNLPNDKSINLYPSLGFFEGTIINAGRGTEFQFQRYGASFFPKSDFSYTPKPNFGAKYPKENGNLCYGVDLRTAEKQDQINLQWLLDAYEKTPKTEQFFGSTFTIHAGNTTLQKQIEKGLSQEKIRESWKKDLEVFKKVRDKYLIYE; encoded by the coding sequence ATGATAAATTTTAAACCCTTCAAAAGTACATATTTAATCTTGTTTTTGTCGTTGAATTTTCAGCTGATTTCTTGTGCACAAAAATCACAAAATCAAGATTCAAAGTTTCAAGTTCAAGATTCTGAAAAAGAAGATGCATCTATTAAAACTGGAGCTGAAAGAACAGATTTATATGTAAAGCTTTTAAAAGGGAAAAAAGTTGCTGTTGTTGGGAATCAGACTTCTGTAATAAGAAAAAGTTGGAAGTTGGAAGCTGGAAGTGAGAAGCATACATTCACTCATTTAGTTGATTCTCTATTATCTTTAGAAATCAACGTACAAAAAGTTTTTGCTCCTGAACATGGTTTTAGAGGCGAAGCAGATGCAGCAGAACTTGTAAAAGATGGCAAAGACACCAAAACAGGTTTGCCAATTATATCACTTTATGGAAAAAACAAGAAACCTACAACAGCACAATTAGAACATATTGATGTTGTTATTTTTGATATTCAAGATGTGGGTGTGCGTTTTTACACCTATATTTCTACCTTACATTATGTGATGGAAGCTTGTGCAGAACTTGGTATTCCTGTGATTATTTTTGATAGACCAAATCCAAACGCACATTATGTTGATGGCCCAGTTTTAGAAATGGAACACAGCTCTTTTGTGGGTAAACACCCTGTTCCTGTGGTTTATGGAATGACTATTGGCGAATATGGGCAAATGATTAATGGCGAAAAATGGCTTAAAAACAACTTGAATTGCGATTTAACTGTAATTCCTTTAAAAAATTATACTCATAATTCTGATGTTAGTTTGCCAATAAGACCTTCTCCAAATTTACCAAATGACAAATCTATAAACTTATACCCAAGTTTAGGTTTCTTTGAAGGAACAATTATAAATGCAGGAAGAGGAACAGAATTTCAGTTTCAAAGATATGGAGCTTCCTTTTTTCCGAAAAGTGATTTTAGTTATACTCCAAAACCAAACTTTGGCGCTAAATATCCAAAAGAAAATGGGAATCTTTGTTATGGCGTAGATTTAAGAACTGCAGAAAAACAAGATCAAATAAATTTACAATGGTTGTTAGATGCTTATGAAAAAACACCAAAAACAGAACAATTCTTTGGGAGCACGTTTACAATTCATGCAGGAAATACAACACTACAAAAACAAATTGAAAAAGGTTTATCTCAAGAAAAAATAAGAGAATCTTGGAAGAAAGATTTGGAAGTGTTTAAAAAAGTTAGAGACAAATATTTAATTTATGAGTAG